A part of Spiribacter vilamensis genomic DNA contains:
- the pgl gene encoding 6-phosphogluconolactonase has protein sequence MKRPEPAARALDNAQRFTRADRAASALATRISEIITYGARARGRASLLVPGGRTPIPLFDALCGLDVPWQQVYVGLTDERRVPPEDRQSNARLIREHLLRDRAAAAHFPLLYHDAVGDRAVEAACGAALGLLPRPFDAVVVGMGDDGHIASLFPGDAALARGLDPATEAPCVLTRAADPPYERLSLTLATLLSSRWVALLINGSAKWAALETAIERQDAQASPVYALLNQRQVAVNVFYAP, from the coding sequence ATGAAGAGACCTGAACCCGCCGCCCGCGCGCTTGACAACGCCCAGCGATTCACCAGGGCCGACCGGGCCGCCTCGGCGCTCGCGACACGAATCAGCGAGATCATCACCTACGGTGCTCGCGCCCGCGGCCGGGCCAGCCTGCTCGTGCCCGGCGGGCGTACGCCGATCCCGCTGTTCGACGCCCTGTGCGGACTCGATGTGCCCTGGCAACAGGTGTATGTCGGTCTGACCGACGAACGTCGGGTGCCGCCGGAGGACCGCCAGAGCAATGCCCGACTGATCCGCGAGCACCTGCTTCGGGACCGGGCCGCTGCCGCGCATTTCCCCCTGCTCTATCACGACGCGGTCGGGGATCGGGCCGTCGAGGCCGCCTGCGGGGCGGCACTCGGGCTCCTCCCCCGCCCGTTCGATGCCGTGGTCGTCGGGATGGGCGATGACGGCCATATCGCTTCGCTCTTCCCCGGTGATGCGGCGCTGGCGCGCGGGCTCGACCCTGCCACCGAGGCGCCCTGCGTCCTCACGCGGGCCGCCGACCCGCCGTACGAGCGCCTGTCACTGACGCTGGCAACCCTGCTGTCGAGTCGCTGGGTCGCGTTGCTGATCAACGGCAGCGCGAAGTGGGCGGCGCTGGAGACCGCAATCGAGCGCCAGGACGCGCAGGCCTCGCCGGTCTATGCGTTGCTCAATCAGCGCCAGGTGGCGGTGAATGTCTTCTACGCGCCCTGA
- the sufC gene encoding Fe-S cluster assembly ATPase SufC: MALLEIRNLHVNVEGTEILKGLDLTMDTGEVHAIMGPNGGGKSTLAKALVGDEAYEITEGEVLYNGKDLLEMDPEVRAREGVFLGFQYPVEIPGVSNTYFLKAAVNAMRKHKGEPEIDAMEFLQMVRERARRVKLDETLLQRPVNQGFSGGEKKRNEIFHMSVLEPKLGILDETDSGLDIDALRIVSEGVNAMRDGERSFMVITHYQRLLQHIVPDVVHVLVDGRIVKTGGKELAEELEEKGYEGFDEAAA; the protein is encoded by the coding sequence ATGGCATTGCTGGAAATTCGCAACCTCCACGTCAACGTGGAGGGGACCGAAATCCTCAAGGGGCTCGATCTCACGATGGACACCGGTGAGGTCCACGCGATCATGGGGCCCAACGGTGGTGGCAAGAGCACGCTCGCCAAGGCGCTCGTGGGCGACGAGGCCTACGAGATTACCGAGGGCGAAGTCCTCTACAACGGCAAGGATCTGCTGGAGATGGACCCGGAAGTGCGGGCCCGTGAAGGGGTATTCCTGGGCTTCCAGTACCCGGTCGAGATCCCCGGCGTGTCGAACACCTACTTCCTCAAGGCCGCCGTCAACGCGATGCGCAAGCACAAGGGCGAGCCCGAGATCGACGCGATGGAGTTCCTCCAGATGGTGCGCGAGCGGGCCCGGCGCGTGAAGCTCGACGAGACGCTGTTGCAGCGCCCCGTCAACCAGGGCTTCTCGGGTGGCGAGAAAAAGCGCAACGAGATCTTCCACATGTCGGTGCTTGAGCCGAAGCTCGGCATCCTCGACGAGACCGACTCGGGCCTCGATATCGATGCGCTGCGGATCGTCTCCGAGGGCGTCAATGCGATGCGCGACGGCGAGCGCTCGTTCATGGTGATCACGCATTACCAGCGCCTGCTCCAGCATATCGTCCCCGACGTGGTTCACGTGCTGGTGGATGGCCGGATCGTCAAGACCGGTGGCAAGGAACTGGCCGAGGAGCTGGAAGAGAAGGGCTACGAGGGCTTCGACGAGGCTGCGGCCTGA
- the eda gene encoding bifunctional 4-hydroxy-2-oxoglutarate aldolase/2-dehydro-3-deoxy-phosphogluconate aldolase: MQALLARSPVIPVVAIEDAAAAPALARALLAGGLSVIEVTLRTDDALAAVAAIARDVPDITVGAGTLTTAGQVDAARDAGARFLVSPGYSDAIVEAAEHAGLSLLPGVSTATELMRAQADGFDHVKFFPAVPSGGIGALNAFSGPFPAMRFCPTGGVHSGNYLDFLQLPNVPCVGGSWLTPADAVAAGDWSHIETLAASAAEGRR; the protein is encoded by the coding sequence ATGCAGGCACTGCTGGCGCGCTCGCCGGTGATCCCCGTCGTGGCCATCGAGGATGCGGCGGCGGCGCCGGCACTGGCTCGGGCGCTGCTGGCCGGCGGTCTGTCGGTGATCGAGGTGACGCTGCGCACCGATGACGCGCTGGCGGCCGTGGCCGCCATCGCCCGGGACGTCCCCGACATAACGGTGGGGGCGGGGACGCTCACGACCGCCGGACAGGTTGATGCGGCACGGGATGCCGGGGCGCGCTTCCTGGTCAGCCCCGGCTATTCGGACGCGATTGTCGAGGCCGCGGAGCACGCCGGCCTGTCGCTGTTGCCGGGCGTCTCGACGGCGACCGAGCTGATGCGGGCACAGGCCGACGGCTTCGACCACGTGAAGTTCTTCCCGGCCGTCCCCAGTGGCGGTATCGGCGCACTCAACGCCTTTTCGGGACCATTCCCGGCCATGCGGTTCTGCCCGACCGGTGGCGTACATTCCGGTAACTACCTGGATTTCCTGCAGTTGCCGAACGTGCCCTGCGTGGGGGGCAGCTGGCTGACGCCGGCGGATGCCGTGGCTGCCGGGGACTGGTCGCACATCGAGACGCTGGCAGCCAGCGCCGCCGAAGGCCGTCGGTAG
- a CDS encoding SUF system Fe-S cluster assembly regulator, protein MIKLNRETDYGVGILALMARDAEARYSAAALAEIRGLPQPIVSKILKHLARSDLVVSYRGAKGGYGLARQPDEISVAEIITVLEGPIALTDCIEDGREACQYGSQCNISGVWSRINDVVLRALSEITLADASSADGDDAQGPIHTLEFTGVRHVREH, encoded by the coding sequence ATGATCAAGCTGAACCGCGAAACGGATTATGGCGTCGGCATCCTCGCGCTGATGGCGAGGGACGCCGAGGCGCGCTATAGCGCCGCAGCCCTGGCGGAGATCCGCGGGCTGCCGCAGCCGATCGTCAGCAAAATCCTAAAGCACCTCGCGCGTAGCGACCTGGTGGTCTCCTACCGGGGGGCCAAGGGTGGCTACGGGCTGGCCCGTCAGCCCGATGAAATCTCCGTGGCGGAAATTATCACCGTGCTGGAGGGTCCCATTGCATTGACGGACTGCATCGAGGACGGGCGCGAGGCCTGTCAGTACGGCAGTCAATGCAACATCAGTGGTGTCTGGAGTCGTATCAACGACGTTGTGCTCCGGGCGCTGTCTGAGATCACGCTGGCCGACGCGTCATCCGCCGATGGCGATGATGCGCAAGGCCCTATTCACACGCTTGAATTTACCGGAGTGCGTCATGTCCGCGAGCACTGA
- the glk gene encoding glucokinase: MSSTRPDAAPVLVADIGGTNARAAIVTRPGSAPDPVFKRRTRDFDGLAEFLASALEELGGGHRPRSALCAVASPVDRDPIELTNAGWRFSRAGTADALGLDRVEFVNDWVAQGWATTQIGDDHLQTIHPGRPDPMAPRLALGPGTGLGSALVTPGSTDWQVFATEGGHISFAPRTAREWALVERIQARFGHCSAERLASGIGIETVYAALHDIDGTTPRRTGAEAIAQAALEGDSVCGEVIEMMTAALGSAAGDLALATGARGGLYLGGGLIPLLSDAFDWGLFCRRFTAKGRFRDYLESIPVHAMTHPAPALYGLSVYLTHSRM; the protein is encoded by the coding sequence ATGTCTTCTACGCGCCCTGACGCCGCGCCGGTCCTCGTCGCCGATATCGGCGGCACCAACGCCCGGGCCGCGATCGTGACCCGCCCCGGCAGCGCGCCGGACCCCGTGTTCAAGCGCCGGACGCGTGATTTCGACGGACTCGCCGAGTTCCTGGCCAGCGCCCTCGAGGAACTGGGTGGCGGCCATCGCCCGCGGTCCGCCCTGTGTGCCGTCGCCAGCCCGGTCGACCGCGATCCGATCGAGCTCACCAATGCCGGTTGGCGATTCTCGCGCGCCGGCACCGCCGATGCCCTCGGCCTCGACCGCGTCGAGTTCGTGAATGACTGGGTCGCACAGGGGTGGGCAACCACGCAGATCGGCGATGACCACCTGCAGACCATCCACCCCGGCCGGCCGGATCCGATGGCGCCCCGACTGGCGCTGGGACCGGGTACGGGACTGGGCAGTGCGCTGGTCACCCCCGGATCGACGGATTGGCAGGTCTTCGCCACCGAGGGCGGGCATATCAGCTTCGCCCCGCGCACGGCCCGGGAGTGGGCTCTCGTCGAGCGGATACAGGCACGATTCGGTCATTGCAGCGCCGAGCGGCTGGCCTCCGGCATCGGCATCGAAACGGTCTATGCGGCGCTCCATGACATCGACGGCACCACGCCGCGTCGTACCGGTGCCGAGGCGATTGCGCAGGCGGCGCTGGAGGGCGATTCGGTGTGTGGTGAGGTCATCGAGATGATGACCGCGGCGCTTGGCAGTGCCGCCGGCGATCTGGCGCTCGCGACCGGGGCGCGGGGTGGCCTTTACCTGGGCGGAGGCCTGATTCCGTTACTCAGTGACGCCTTCGACTGGGGGCTGTTCTGCCGGCGCTTTACCGCCAAGGGACGATTTCGCGACTACCTCGAATCGATCCCGGTGCATGCGATGACCCATCCGGCACCGGCACTCTACGGCCTGTCGGTCTATCTGACCCACTCGCGCATGTAG
- the edd gene encoding phosphogluconate dehydratase has product MPALNAAVAAVTRRIEARSEADRAAYLDRLQAAADAGPVRTSLSCTNLAHAFAAAPDSDKARLKGLQQSNVGIVSAYNDMLSAHQPLERFPGLLKQAVREAGGTAQFAGGVPAMCDGVTQGQPGMELSLFSRDVIAMATGVALSHNTFDAGLCLGVCDKIVPGLLIGALHFGHLPFIFVPAGPMTSGMPNDEKAKIRALYAEGKVGRDALLESETQSYHGPGTCTFYGTANSNQMLMEVMGLHLPGAAFVNPNTPLRDALTIAAGHRINRITARGDEYTPVGRVIDARAIVNGIVGLLATGGSTNHTIHLVAIARAAGLHVDWSDFDTLSRVVPLLTRIYPNGQADINHFHAAGGMGFLVRELLDAGLLHEDVTTVAGEGLRAYAREPMLAEGGVGWQDAPRESGDQSVVRPVAEPFAADGGLRVLDGNLGRAVIKTSAVRAEHRRIEAPARVFDDQQAVLAAFRADELEGDFVCVVRGQGPRANGMPELHKLTPELGVLLSRGQRVALVTDGRMSGASGKVPAAIHLHPEWVCGGAIGRIRDGDWICLDADAGTLSVQVPEAEWAARRAEPAETGVQHGMGREMFAAFRATASSAETGAITFNPATAGS; this is encoded by the coding sequence ATGCCAGCACTCAATGCCGCGGTCGCCGCGGTGACCCGGCGCATCGAGGCCCGCAGCGAGGCGGATCGCGCGGCCTACCTCGATCGGCTGCAGGCGGCGGCGGATGCCGGTCCGGTCCGCACCAGCCTGTCCTGTACCAACCTCGCCCACGCATTCGCCGCTGCGCCGGACAGCGACAAGGCCCGGCTCAAGGGACTGCAGCAGAGCAATGTCGGCATCGTGTCGGCGTATAACGACATGCTCTCCGCCCATCAGCCGCTGGAGCGCTTTCCCGGACTGCTCAAGCAGGCGGTGCGCGAGGCTGGGGGCACCGCCCAGTTCGCCGGCGGCGTCCCGGCGATGTGTGACGGTGTGACGCAGGGCCAGCCAGGCATGGAGCTCTCGCTTTTCAGCCGCGACGTGATCGCGATGGCAACGGGCGTTGCCCTGTCCCACAACACCTTCGATGCCGGCCTCTGCCTGGGGGTGTGCGACAAGATCGTTCCGGGGCTGCTGATCGGCGCCCTGCATTTCGGCCACCTGCCGTTCATCTTCGTCCCCGCCGGCCCGATGACCTCGGGCATGCCCAATGACGAGAAGGCGAAGATCCGCGCGCTCTACGCCGAGGGCAAGGTGGGGCGCGACGCACTGCTCGAGTCCGAGACCCAGTCCTATCACGGCCCCGGCACCTGCACGTTCTACGGCACCGCCAATTCCAACCAGATGCTCATGGAGGTCATGGGCCTGCACCTGCCCGGGGCGGCCTTCGTCAATCCCAACACGCCGCTACGGGATGCGCTGACGATCGCCGCCGGGCATCGCATCAACCGCATTACGGCGCGCGGTGACGAATACACGCCGGTGGGACGGGTGATCGACGCGCGGGCGATCGTCAACGGTATTGTCGGGCTGCTGGCAACCGGCGGGTCCACCAACCACACCATCCACCTGGTGGCGATTGCCCGTGCCGCCGGCCTGCACGTCGACTGGAGCGATTTCGATACGCTCTCGCGGGTGGTGCCGCTGCTCACGCGGATCTATCCCAACGGCCAGGCCGACATCAACCACTTCCACGCTGCCGGAGGCATGGGCTTTCTGGTGCGCGAACTCCTCGATGCCGGCCTGCTCCACGAGGACGTCACGACCGTCGCCGGTGAGGGCCTGCGCGCCTATGCCCGCGAGCCGATGCTCGCCGAGGGCGGCGTGGGCTGGCAGGACGCGCCCCGGGAGTCCGGCGATCAGAGCGTGGTCCGGCCGGTGGCCGAGCCGTTTGCCGCCGATGGTGGCCTGCGGGTGCTCGACGGCAATCTCGGTCGGGCGGTGATCAAGACCTCCGCGGTGCGGGCTGAACACCGACGGATCGAGGCGCCGGCGCGGGTGTTCGACGATCAACAGGCCGTACTCGCCGCGTTTCGGGCCGATGAGCTCGAGGGCGATTTCGTCTGCGTGGTCCGCGGCCAGGGCCCGCGCGCCAACGGCATGCCCGAGCTCCACAAGCTCACGCCTGAACTGGGCGTGCTGCTCTCGCGCGGTCAGCGCGTCGCGCTGGTGACCGACGGGCGCATGTCGGGGGCCTCCGGCAAGGTCCCGGCCGCCATCCATCTGCATCCGGAGTGGGTGTGTGGCGGCGCGATCGGCCGGATACGGGATGGCGACTGGATCTGCCTGGACGCCGATGCCGGGACGCTCTCGGTGCAGGTGCCCGAGGCGGAATGGGCGGCGCGTCGGGCCGAACCCGCCGAGACCGGCGTGCAACACGGGATGGGGCGGGAGATGTTCGCCGCCTTTCGGGCCACGGCGAGCAGTGCCGAGACCGGCGCGATCACCTTCAACCCCGCGACGGCGGGGTCGTGA
- the zwf gene encoding glucose-6-phosphate dehydrogenase, which yields MKSTKPFDLVLFGATGDLAMSKLLPALYRRDRAGQLPADGRIIATARTRLDRDAFIARVTAAFDEYLEADERTNDDWQRFVERLDFVSIDADTSGGFEDLARLVSGREDHTRVFYLAVAPNYFVEICEHLHAHGLVTDRARVVLEKPLGHDLASARSISEQIGAIFSEDAIYRIDHYLGKETVQNLIALRFGNMLFEPLWRRDWVRDVQISVSEQLGVSGRAGFYDRTGALRDMVQNHLLQLLCIIAMEPPTDIGADAVRDEKLKVLRALKRLEGQDALRNTVRGQYRAGAIAGQPVSGYLDEEGVPPDSRTETFVALRTEVANWRWAGVPFYLRTGKRLQERAAEIVVNFRDVPHSIFGVTYGAGQPNRLVIKLQPDEGVRMHMMAKSPGDRMQLRPVSLNLDFAEAFRQRPPDAYERLLMDVLRGRLTLFMRRDELYAAWSWIEPILDAWNEAGDAPKAYTAGTWGPAASSALLAREDANWHEET from the coding sequence GTGAAATCGACCAAGCCCTTTGACCTTGTCCTGTTCGGGGCGACCGGCGATCTGGCGATGAGTAAACTGCTGCCGGCGCTGTATCGCCGCGACCGCGCCGGGCAGCTGCCTGCCGACGGGCGGATTATCGCCACGGCCCGCACCCGGCTCGACCGCGATGCCTTCATTGCCCGCGTCACGGCGGCGTTCGACGAATACCTCGAGGCGGACGAGCGCACCAACGACGACTGGCAGCGCTTCGTCGAGCGGCTCGACTTTGTCTCCATCGACGCCGATACCTCGGGCGGCTTCGAGGATCTGGCGCGGCTGGTAAGCGGGCGCGAGGATCACACCCGGGTCTTCTACCTCGCCGTCGCACCCAACTACTTCGTGGAGATCTGCGAGCACCTCCACGCCCACGGACTGGTCACGGACCGCGCCCGCGTCGTGCTGGAGAAACCCCTCGGCCACGACCTCGCCTCCGCGCGGTCGATCAGCGAGCAGATCGGCGCGATCTTCTCGGAGGATGCGATCTATCGAATCGACCACTACCTCGGCAAGGAGACGGTCCAGAACCTGATCGCCCTGCGCTTCGGCAACATGCTCTTCGAGCCGTTGTGGCGACGTGACTGGGTGCGGGATGTGCAGATCAGTGTCAGCGAACAGCTCGGCGTCAGCGGCCGTGCCGGGTTCTACGACCGCACCGGCGCGCTTCGGGACATGGTCCAGAACCATCTCCTGCAGCTGTTGTGCATTATCGCCATGGAGCCGCCGACCGATATCGGCGCCGATGCCGTCCGCGACGAAAAGCTCAAGGTCCTTCGTGCGCTCAAGCGCCTCGAGGGCCAGGACGCACTGCGCAACACCGTTCGCGGTCAGTACCGCGCCGGCGCCATCGCCGGGCAGCCGGTATCCGGCTATCTCGACGAGGAGGGCGTCCCCCCGGATAGCCGCACCGAGACCTTCGTCGCGCTGCGCACCGAAGTGGCCAACTGGCGCTGGGCCGGTGTGCCGTTCTATCTCCGCACCGGCAAACGCCTGCAGGAGCGCGCTGCCGAGATCGTCGTCAACTTCCGCGACGTCCCCCACTCGATCTTCGGCGTGACCTACGGGGCCGGACAGCCCAATCGGCTGGTTATCAAGCTGCAGCCGGACGAGGGCGTGCGCATGCACATGATGGCGAAGTCCCCCGGCGACCGGATGCAGCTGCGCCCCGTGTCGCTCAACCTCGACTTCGCCGAGGCCTTTCGGCAGCGTCCGCCGGACGCCTACGAGCGGCTGCTGATGGATGTCCTGCGCGGACGTCTGACGTTGTTCATGCGCCGCGACGAGCTGTATGCCGCCTGGTCGTGGATCGAGCCGATCCTCGACGCCTGGAACGAGGCCGGCGATGCCCCCAAAGCCTACACCGCCGGGACCTGGGGGCCTGCGGCCTCGAGCGCCCTGCTCGCCCGCGAGGATGCCAACTGGCATGAAGAGACCTGA
- the sufB gene encoding Fe-S cluster assembly protein SufB: MSASTETIERFTQKGYEAGFVTDVEEDRVEPGLNEDTIRFISAKKNEPEWLLEWRLTAYRNWLTMREPDWQYVKYDPIDFQAISYYAAPKRDEDRPESLDDIDPEIRETYNKLGIPLHEQEQLAGVKNNVAVDAVFDSVSVATSYKDKLAEEGIIFCSMSEAVHNHPELVQKYLGTVIPYNDNYFAGLNSAVFTDGSFVYIPKGVRCPMELSTYFRINAANTGQFERTLIIAEDSSYVSYLEGCTAPMRDENQLHAAVVELVALDSAEIKYSTVQNWYPGDRNGKGGVYNFVTKRGLCAGDNSKISWTQVETGSAITWKYPSVVMRGDNSVGEFYSVAVTRLAQQADTGSKMTHIGKNTKSTIVSKGISAQEGQQVYRGLVRMTPTAQNARNYSQCDSMLMGPDCAAHTFPYLDVNNSTAQLEHEATTSKIGEDQILYCTSRGISAEDAVSLIVNGFCKEVFRELPMEFAVEAQKLLEITLEDSVG, from the coding sequence ATGTCCGCGAGCACTGAGACGATTGAACGGTTTACCCAGAAGGGTTACGAGGCTGGCTTCGTTACCGATGTCGAAGAGGATCGGGTAGAACCCGGGCTCAATGAAGACACCATCCGCTTCATCTCGGCCAAGAAAAACGAGCCGGAGTGGTTGCTGGAATGGCGGCTGACGGCGTATCGCAACTGGCTCACCATGCGCGAGCCGGACTGGCAGTACGTCAAGTACGATCCGATCGATTTCCAGGCGATCTCCTACTACGCCGCGCCGAAGCGTGACGAGGACCGGCCGGAGAGCCTGGACGACATCGATCCCGAGATCCGCGAGACCTACAACAAGCTCGGCATCCCGCTGCACGAGCAGGAGCAGCTCGCCGGCGTCAAGAATAATGTCGCCGTCGATGCGGTGTTCGACTCGGTCTCGGTGGCGACGTCCTACAAGGACAAGCTGGCCGAGGAAGGCATTATCTTCTGCTCGATGTCGGAGGCGGTGCATAACCATCCCGAGCTGGTGCAGAAGTATCTCGGTACGGTCATCCCGTATAACGACAACTACTTCGCCGGGCTCAACTCGGCGGTGTTCACCGACGGATCGTTCGTCTACATCCCCAAGGGCGTGCGCTGCCCGATGGAGCTGTCGACCTACTTCCGGATCAACGCCGCGAACACCGGCCAGTTCGAGCGCACGCTGATCATCGCCGAGGACAGCAGCTACGTGTCCTATCTCGAGGGCTGCACGGCGCCGATGCGTGACGAGAATCAGCTCCACGCGGCGGTGGTCGAGCTGGTCGCCCTGGATAGTGCCGAGATCAAGTACTCGACGGTCCAGAACTGGTACCCGGGCGATCGCAACGGCAAGGGCGGCGTCTACAACTTCGTGACCAAGCGCGGTCTCTGCGCCGGTGACAATTCCAAGATCTCCTGGACCCAGGTCGAGACCGGGTCGGCGATCACCTGGAAGTACCCGAGCGTGGTCATGCGGGGCGACAACTCGGTCGGCGAGTTCTACAGCGTCGCGGTGACACGCCTGGCGCAGCAGGCCGATACGGGCAGCAAGATGACCCATATCGGCAAGAACACGAAGAGCACGATCGTCTCCAAGGGGATCTCGGCGCAGGAAGGCCAGCAGGTCTATCGCGGCCTGGTGCGGATGACGCCGACCGCGCAGAACGCGCGCAACTACTCGCAGTGTGACTCGATGCTGATGGGACCGGACTGCGCCGCGCATACGTTCCCGTATCTTGACGTCAACAACTCGACGGCACAGCTCGAGCACGAGGCGACGACGTCGAAGATCGGCGAGGACCAGATCCTCTACTGCACGTCGCGGGGAATCTCCGCCGAGGACGCCGTCTCGCTGATCGTCAACGGCTTCTGCAAGGAAGTCTTCCGCGAGCTGCCCATGGAGTTCGCCGTCGAGGCGCAGAAGCTGCTCGAGATTACGCTGGAGGATTCGGTCGGCTGA